One window of the Sparus aurata chromosome 17, fSpaAur1.1, whole genome shotgun sequence genome contains the following:
- the cxcr3.2 gene encoding C-X-C chemokine receptor type 3-2 isoform X1, protein MDEVTPTPDDYTYWQDYGEDYDNYTFPDGASKVRAKPCTREDIYSFAQTYSPVVYSLVFVLAVVGNVLVLCVIRRYRNSQCGGACAFSLTDTFLLHLAISDLLLAFTLPLFAVQWAHEWVFGVAVCKLSGALFSLNRYSGILFLACISFDRYLAIVHAVSSSWKRNTCHAQIACAVIWVCCLGLSVVDITFKQVVKPNPIDGHSAHMCQMWFTDNSTQWLVGLQLISVVLGFVLPLLIMLYCYIRIFRSLCNATRRQKRKSLRLIISLVSVFVICWAPFNGFQLVDSLEKLDLVTGGCQFGRVVDISRVVTESLGLSHCALNPVLYGFVGVKFRRELVRMCKGLLGQRGLLGGEGWSRRRLRRTTGSFSSAESENTSYSVMV, encoded by the exons atggATGAAGTGACCCCAACCCCAGACGATTATACATACTGG caggattatggGGAAGACTATGACAATTACACCTTCCCCGATGGCGCCAGCAAGGTTCGTGCGAAACCGTGCACGCGGGAGGACATCTACAGCTTTGCGCAGACCTACTCTCCGGTTGTGTACAGCCTGGTGTTCGTCCTGGCCGTCGTAGGCAACGTGTTGGTGCTCTGCGTGATCCGACGCTACCGAAACTCACAGTGCGGAGGGGCCTGCGCCTTCTCCCTTACGGacaccttcctcctccacctggcCATCTCTGACCTCCTGCTGGCCTTCACCCTGCCCCTGTTCGCCGTGCAGTGGGCCCACGAGTGGGTGTTCGGCGTGGCTGTGTGCAAGCTCTCCGGTGCCCTCTTCTCCCTGAACCGCTACAGTGGGATCCTCTTCCTGGCCTGCATCAGCTTCGACCGGTACCTGGCCATCGTCCACGCAGTCAGCTCCAGCTGGAAGCGCAACACCTGCCATGCGCAGATTGCGTGCGCCGTCATCTGGGTGTGCTGCCTGGGCCTGAGCGTGGTGGACATCACGTTCAAACAGGTGGTGAAGCCAAACCCTATAGACGGTCATTCGGCGCACATGTGCCAGATGTGGTTCACTGATAACTCCACTCAGTGGCTGGTGGGGCTGCAGCTCATCAGCGTGGTTCTGGGTTTCGTGCTCCCCCTGCTGATCATGCTCTACTGTTACATCCGCATCTTCAGGTCCCTCTGCAACGCCACCCGCCGCCAAAAGCGCAAGTCGCTCCGGCTCATCATCTCCTTGGTGTCCGTGTTTGTCATCTGCTGGGCGCCGTTCAACGGCTTCCAGCTGGTGGATAGTCTGGAAAAGCTCGATTTGGTTACTGGAGGTTGCCAGTTTGGCCGTGTGGTGGACATCAGTCGCGTGGTCACCGAGAGCTTGGGGCTGTCTCACTGCGCCCTGAACCCCGTCCTGTACGGCTTTGTCGGGGTGAAGTTCAGGAGGGAGCTGGTTAGAATGTGCAAGGGGCTGCTGGGACAGAGGGGACTGctgggaggggaggggtggagcaggaggaggctcAGGAGAACCACAGGATCCTTCAGCTCTGCAGAGAGCGAAAACACGTCCTATTCTGTCATGGTGTGA
- the cxcr3.2 gene encoding C-X-C chemokine receptor type 3-2 isoform X2, which yields MDEVTPTPDDYTYWDYGEDYDNYTFPDGASKVRAKPCTREDIYSFAQTYSPVVYSLVFVLAVVGNVLVLCVIRRYRNSQCGGACAFSLTDTFLLHLAISDLLLAFTLPLFAVQWAHEWVFGVAVCKLSGALFSLNRYSGILFLACISFDRYLAIVHAVSSSWKRNTCHAQIACAVIWVCCLGLSVVDITFKQVVKPNPIDGHSAHMCQMWFTDNSTQWLVGLQLISVVLGFVLPLLIMLYCYIRIFRSLCNATRRQKRKSLRLIISLVSVFVICWAPFNGFQLVDSLEKLDLVTGGCQFGRVVDISRVVTESLGLSHCALNPVLYGFVGVKFRRELVRMCKGLLGQRGLLGGEGWSRRRLRRTTGSFSSAESENTSYSVMV from the exons atggATGAAGTGACCCCAACCCCAGACGATTATACATACTGG gattatggGGAAGACTATGACAATTACACCTTCCCCGATGGCGCCAGCAAGGTTCGTGCGAAACCGTGCACGCGGGAGGACATCTACAGCTTTGCGCAGACCTACTCTCCGGTTGTGTACAGCCTGGTGTTCGTCCTGGCCGTCGTAGGCAACGTGTTGGTGCTCTGCGTGATCCGACGCTACCGAAACTCACAGTGCGGAGGGGCCTGCGCCTTCTCCCTTACGGacaccttcctcctccacctggcCATCTCTGACCTCCTGCTGGCCTTCACCCTGCCCCTGTTCGCCGTGCAGTGGGCCCACGAGTGGGTGTTCGGCGTGGCTGTGTGCAAGCTCTCCGGTGCCCTCTTCTCCCTGAACCGCTACAGTGGGATCCTCTTCCTGGCCTGCATCAGCTTCGACCGGTACCTGGCCATCGTCCACGCAGTCAGCTCCAGCTGGAAGCGCAACACCTGCCATGCGCAGATTGCGTGCGCCGTCATCTGGGTGTGCTGCCTGGGCCTGAGCGTGGTGGACATCACGTTCAAACAGGTGGTGAAGCCAAACCCTATAGACGGTCATTCGGCGCACATGTGCCAGATGTGGTTCACTGATAACTCCACTCAGTGGCTGGTGGGGCTGCAGCTCATCAGCGTGGTTCTGGGTTTCGTGCTCCCCCTGCTGATCATGCTCTACTGTTACATCCGCATCTTCAGGTCCCTCTGCAACGCCACCCGCCGCCAAAAGCGCAAGTCGCTCCGGCTCATCATCTCCTTGGTGTCCGTGTTTGTCATCTGCTGGGCGCCGTTCAACGGCTTCCAGCTGGTGGATAGTCTGGAAAAGCTCGATTTGGTTACTGGAGGTTGCCAGTTTGGCCGTGTGGTGGACATCAGTCGCGTGGTCACCGAGAGCTTGGGGCTGTCTCACTGCGCCCTGAACCCCGTCCTGTACGGCTTTGTCGGGGTGAAGTTCAGGAGGGAGCTGGTTAGAATGTGCAAGGGGCTGCTGGGACAGAGGGGACTGctgggaggggaggggtggagcaggaggaggctcAGGAGAACCACAGGATCCTTCAGCTCTGCAGAGAGCGAAAACACGTCCTATTCTGTCATGGTGTGA
- the LOC115566676 gene encoding C-X-C chemokine receptor type 3-like, which produces MMSMEVDLDGLFRQNETFDYDKDYEYKDELEIRATWVVIPVLYSVQMVIGLLGNGLLLAVLALKRRSWSMSDTFILHLSVADVLLLLVTLPVWAAQASKSCDWCLSGFLCKMSGAVFDVNFYCGIFMLACISFDSYLSVIHATQLYSQKRPWLAHISCILVWLGSLILSIADWYFTVAKKDYEQVECVHEYSVARLGHHTLGFLLPAVALIICCSFILLRLQRCSKGLQKQRSIMVILPLVGVFFLCWMPYNITLIVDTVRSISKEPDVGTLKGSLNTALMVTSMFGCIHACLRPLLYLGLCQNFRKQILALLRCAPVKSVGSLWELGVGEEVLPEQNHEVGERELMNVDHQEQLTQC; this is translated from the exons ATG ATGAGCATGGAAGTGGACCTCGATGGATTATTTAGGCAAAATGAAACCTTCGACTATGACAAGGACTATGAGTATAAGGATGAGTTGGAGATAAGAGCCACATGGGTGGTGATCCCGGTTCTGTACTCAGTGCAGATGGTCATAGGTCTGCTGGGGAACGGACTGCTTCTGGCCGTTCTGGCTCTTAAGAGGCGATCCTGGAGTATGTCAGACACCTTCATCCTCCACCTGAGTGTCGCAGACgtcttgctgctgctggtgacgCTGCCCGTCTGGGCTGCACAGGCATCTAAAAGTTGTGACTGGTGCCTCAGCGGATTTCTGTGCAAGATGAGTGGAGCTGTTTTTGAT gTCAACTTCTACTGTGGGATATTTATGCTGGCTTGCATCAGTTTTGATAGCTACCTGTCCGTCATCCACGCCACCCAGCTGTACTCCCAGAAGAGGCCCTGGTTAGCCCATATCAGCTGCATTTTGGTCTGGCTCGGCTCCCTGATCCTATCCATCGCTGACTGGTATTTCACTGTGGCCAAAAAAGATTATGAGCAAGTAGAGTGTGTTCATGAATACTCTGTGGCACGCCTGGGCCACCACACGCTGGGCTTCCTGCTGCCCGCAGTCGCCCTCATCATCTGCTGCTCCTTCATACTGCTACGTCTGCAGCGCTGCTCTAAAGGCCTCCAGAAGCAGAGGTCCATCATGGTAATCCTCCCCCTGGTGGGGGTCTTCTTTCTCTGCTGGATGCCATACAACATCACACTCATTGTGGACACAGTCAGGAGCATCTCGAAGGAACCTGATGTTGGAACTCTTAAAGGTTCCCTGAACACAGCTCTGATGGTCACATCTATGTTTGGCTGCATTCACGCCTGCCTCAGGCCTCTGCTCTATCTCGGCCTGTGCCAAAACTTCAGGAAACAGATTTTGGCCCTGCTGAGATGTGCTCCAGTCAAATCTGTGGGCTCTTTGTGGGAGTTGGGTGTGGGCGAGGAAGTCCTGCCTGAACAGAATCAtgaggtgggagagagagagctgatgAATGTTGACCATCAGGAGCAGTTAACTCAATGCTGA